In the Salvia splendens isolate huo1 chromosome 16, SspV2, whole genome shotgun sequence genome, CATAAATGCATTTGGTGTTGAGACAACAAAACTTATTGTACAAGatatgggaaatgattttttcTCCATATTAATCGATGATTGTCGAGATATATCAGTCAAAGAGAAAATGGGTGTTGTGGTGCGATATGTGGACAAGAATGGATGTGTTATGGAACGCTTTCTCGGTGTAGTGCATGTCAGAGACACGGTTGCAACCTCACTTGAGAAGGCACTTGATTCTTTGTTATCTATGTATGATTTAAGTGTATCTAGTTTGAGAGGACAAGGATATGATGGTGCAAGCAACATGAGAGGTGAATTCAATGGATTGAAAAGTTTGATACTCAGGAGAAATCCCCGTGTCTATTATGTACATTGTTTTGCTCACCAGCTTCAACTCACAATTGTCGTTGTTGCCAAAAAACATACAAGTATCGGATATTTTTATAATGTTATCAACCGTTTGTGTAATGTTGTTGGAGGTTCTTGTAAGCGCAGAGATATACTTAGAGAAAAACAGAGAGAGAATATTCTAGAAAAGATTGCAAGTGatgaaattaccaccgggacatGATTGAATCAAGAGATGTCATTAAAGCGGCCTGGAGATACTCGTTGGAGTTCACATGATGGTACTCTTATCAACTTGATTCATTTGTTTTCTTCTATTGCTGATGTTCTTGAATATGTGGGGGAGAATGGTGATGATTCGTATAGGGCTGAAGCGGATGATGTGTCAGAAATTATTAATCGTTTTgagtttatttttgtgttacaTCTTATGAAGCAAATCTTGGGAATCACACATGAGCTCTCTCAAGTGCTACAAAAAAAGGATCAAGACATTGTTAACGCAATCAATCTTGTCAAAGTAGCAAAAGCACGTTTGCAAATAATGAGGGAAGAAGGTTGGGAAGTTTTGCTTACTGATGTTTCTAAGTTTTGTGACAAATATGAGATAATTGTGCTTGACATGGATAATGAGTTTGTACCTCGAGGAAGAGTACGTAGAACTCAAAAAATGAAGAATCTCCACTATTATCGAGTTGAGATATTTTGTTCTGTGATTGACATGCAAGCTCAAGAGTTAAATCATCGTTTTGATTTGGAGAAGCTGCTTCGCCTTGCTAGTTATTATCCATCAGAATTTTCTGGAGTTGCTTTGGATGAGCTTGAAAATCAACTTCAAAGCTTTATTTTTGATATGCGGATAGATGAAAATTTTTCACAGGTATCTGGAATCGGTGGTCTTGCTCAGAAGATGGTTTCTACAAGAAAGCATGAAATCTTCCCATTGGTTTATTTGTTAGTCAAGTTGTCATTGATCTTGCCGGTTGCTACTGCCTCAGTGGAAAGAGCATTTTCAGCAATGAAATTCATCAAGAGTTCTCTACGTAATAGTATGGGAGACCAACTGTTACAAGATTGCTTAGTTCCTTACATTGAAAATGATGTCTTTGTTAATGTTACTAATGAAACTATTATGCAGCGATTCCAGATGATCAAGAATAGAAGAGAAATGTTATGATATGTTTGTTTTTTCCTTTAATATTTAaacattaataattaattttatatttttctaattttaatataaattatttttggacCCCCATCGTTAAaatcctgcgtccgccactgtctgctgccaagggtacatgttgtagtacccagccatcggaccccatcaaCCTCCTACGGGTACCGTGGgggtttgagacccgctcgtccctggggtaggctcgttgttgtgctccatttcgcgttgttgctcttgtatagaaattaagatagagagaatactcgttaaaacaagtggtgcaaatgaaaatgacgtgcaagtcgcgtat is a window encoding:
- the LOC121770236 gene encoding zinc finger MYM-type protein 1-like; this encodes MSLKRPGDTRWSSHDGTLINLIHLFSSIADVLEYVGENGDDSYRAEADDVSEIINRFEFIFVLHLMKQILGITHELSQVLQKKDQDIVNAINLVKVAKARLQIMREEGWEVLLTDVSKFCDKYEIIVLDMDNEFVPRGRVRRTQKMKNLHYYRVEIFCSVIDMQAQELNHRFDLEKLLRLASYYPSEFSGVALDELENQLQSFIFDMRIDENFSQVSGIGGLAQKMVSTRKHEIFPLVYLLVKLSLILPVATASVERAFSAMKFIKSSLRNSMGDQLLQDCLVPYIENDVFVNVTNETIMQRFQMIKNRREML